One Desulfonatronum sp. SC1 genomic region harbors:
- the rpsT gene encoding 30S ribosomal protein S20: MANHASALKRHRQSLKAQARNKATKTRIKNAVKAVRQAVEQKDLEQAQAQLTQATTVLDKAAGKKVIHWGCAARKVSRLTLAVNKLKD; this comes from the coding sequence TTGGCTAATCATGCATCGGCACTCAAGCGGCACCGTCAGAGCCTGAAGGCTCAGGCCCGCAATAAGGCGACCAAGACCCGGATCAAGAATGCCGTGAAGGCGGTCCGTCAGGCCGTGGAGCAAAAGGATTTGGAACAAGCCCAGGCCCAATTGACGCAGGCCACCACCGTTCTGGACAAGGCCGCGGGAAAAAAAGTTATTCACTGGGGGTGCGCGGCCCGAAAGGTGTCCCGACTGACCCTGGCTGTTAATAAGTTGAAAGACTGA
- the glyS gene encoding glycine--tRNA ligase subunit beta encodes MTGAPFVLELGTEEMPAGFLAPLERQLAEGVSQALETARIQAAPVRTASTPRRLTVFCPSVDQHQQVMEELFIGPPWKAAFGPDGQPLKPALGFAAGYGVEPSQLFAYDTPKGAYAAVRKQVGGGRSTDILPGLLAEIIAGLSFPKKMRWADGDTAFGRPLRWILCLLGANVVDVRFAGVVADRMTYGHRVMGRGPWNIREAGDFFSILAEQGHVVLESAVRRETVVAQGDDLAALSGARVVWKDRLLEEVIQLVEHPVAVLAEFDPSFLELPREVLLTSMEQHQKSFGVEDESGNLLPNFLTVINLRPKDEHLVRKGWERVLRARLEDARFFFHVDCRASSTTWLNMLESVVFLAPLGSMGDKCRRLERLTGVLADRFLPESRARAARAGLLAKMDLVSEMVKEFAELQGTMGGIYARLQGEAEEVAQAVAEHYLPAGPDSPVPTTRLGALLAMAEKADTLAGCFGLDMTPTGANDPYALRRAALGICRIIMEHGLRLDLEKLLADAQEAYGPTSWKIEPEVSRAKLLDFFGQRLKAYFQGQGYPTRIVDAAVGAGFADVWALRARVEALLRFSKEPEFTASVQTFKRAANIIRKQAVDSADGPSLSGVCDDALLTESQEKALAGAWRAIVPRWEEMAAQDRYADMLALLLEIKPYVDDLFDHVMVMCPETELRNNRLNLLKSLVDRFDALADFPALQV; translated from the coding sequence ATGACCGGCGCGCCGTTTGTTCTGGAATTGGGGACCGAGGAAATGCCGGCCGGATTCCTGGCCCCTTTGGAGCGTCAGTTGGCCGAGGGGGTGAGTCAGGCCCTGGAGACGGCTCGGATTCAGGCCGCTCCGGTGCGGACCGCTTCGACACCCAGACGGCTGACCGTTTTCTGTCCAAGCGTGGATCAGCACCAGCAGGTGATGGAGGAACTGTTCATCGGGCCGCCTTGGAAAGCCGCCTTTGGACCGGACGGCCAACCTCTGAAGCCGGCCTTGGGGTTTGCCGCGGGATACGGAGTGGAGCCCTCTCAACTGTTCGCCTACGACACCCCCAAGGGGGCCTATGCCGCGGTGCGCAAGCAGGTGGGCGGCGGTCGAAGCACGGACATCCTGCCCGGGCTGTTGGCCGAAATCATCGCCGGCCTGAGCTTTCCCAAGAAAATGCGCTGGGCCGACGGGGATACGGCGTTTGGTCGTCCGCTGCGCTGGATTCTCTGCCTGCTCGGGGCGAACGTGGTGGACGTTCGATTCGCCGGGGTCGTCGCGGACCGCATGACGTACGGGCACCGGGTCATGGGTCGCGGCCCTTGGAATATCCGGGAGGCCGGGGATTTTTTTTCGATCCTGGCGGAGCAGGGGCACGTCGTTCTGGAGAGCGCCGTTAGACGGGAGACCGTTGTTGCGCAAGGCGACGACTTGGCGGCCCTGAGTGGGGCGCGGGTCGTCTGGAAAGATCGACTTTTGGAGGAAGTGATCCAGCTCGTGGAGCACCCGGTGGCCGTGCTGGCCGAGTTTGATCCTTCTTTCCTGGAACTGCCCCGCGAGGTATTGCTGACCAGCATGGAGCAGCACCAGAAAAGTTTCGGCGTAGAGGACGAATCCGGCAACCTGCTGCCGAATTTTCTGACCGTGATCAACCTGCGGCCCAAGGACGAGCATCTGGTGCGCAAGGGCTGGGAGCGGGTGCTTCGGGCTCGATTGGAAGACGCCCGGTTCTTTTTTCATGTCGATTGCCGGGCTTCCTCCACGACGTGGCTGAACATGCTGGAGAGCGTCGTCTTTTTGGCGCCGTTGGGCAGCATGGGCGACAAGTGTCGGCGGTTGGAGCGTTTGACCGGGGTCCTGGCCGATAGGTTCCTGCCCGAAAGCCGGGCACGGGCCGCAAGGGCCGGACTTTTGGCCAAAATGGACCTGGTCTCGGAGATGGTCAAGGAGTTCGCCGAACTGCAAGGGACCATGGGCGGGATCTACGCCCGTCTGCAGGGAGAGGCGGAGGAGGTGGCCCAGGCCGTTGCCGAGCACTATCTGCCCGCCGGGCCGGACAGCCCGGTCCCGACCACTCGTCTGGGAGCATTGCTGGCCATGGCGGAAAAAGCCGACACCCTGGCCGGATGTTTCGGCCTGGACATGACCCCCACCGGGGCCAATGATCCTTACGCCCTGCGCCGGGCCGCCCTGGGGATCTGCCGGATCATCATGGAACACGGCCTGCGCCTGGATCTGGAGAAGCTGCTGGCGGACGCCCAGGAGGCTTATGGGCCGACTTCGTGGAAAATCGAGCCCGAGGTGAGCCGGGCCAAGCTGCTGGACTTTTTTGGCCAGCGCCTGAAAGCCTATTTCCAAGGTCAGGGCTATCCCACTCGGATCGTGGACGCAGCGGTTGGGGCCGGGTTCGCGGATGTCTGGGCCCTGCGGGCCAGGGTCGAGGCATTGTTGCGCTTCAGCAAGGAGCCGGAGTTTACGGCCTCGGTGCAGACCTTCAAGCGGGCCGCGAACATCATCCGCAAGCAGGCCGTGGACAGCGCGGACGGTCCAAGCCTCAGCGGCGTCTGCGACGATGCGTTGCTCACTGAATCTCAAGAGAAGGCTCTGGCCGGGGCCTGGCGGGCCATCGTTCCACGCTGGGAGGAAATGGCGGCCCAGGATCGGTACGCGGATATGCTGGCCCTGCTTCTGGAAATCAAACCATATGTGGACGACCTGTTCGACCATGTCATGGTCATGTGTCCGGAGACGGAATTGCGGAATAATCGTCTGAACTTACTCAAGTCCCTAGTGGACCGGTTCGACGCGCTTGCCGACTTTCCGGCCTTGCAGGTTTAG
- the glyQ gene encoding glycine--tRNA ligase subunit alpha: MYFQDIIFALQTYWGQRGCVVQQPYDIEMGAGTFNPATFLRVIGPEPWNVAYVEPSRRPTDGRYGENPNRLQHYYQFQVIMKPSPNRIQEMYLESLAVLGIRADEHDIRFVEDDWESPTLGAWGLGWEVWLNGMEVTQFTYFQQVGGIDLKPVSVEITYGLERLAMYLQEKESVYDLQWNQTVTYGQVHHQGEVEHSRYNFEAADADMLARLFEMYEAESTRLGEAGLPWPAYDYCLKCSHTFNLLDARGAISITERTGYIARVRKLASRVARLYAAQREELGLPMLAPAGQSGSRPESQPDALRGAS; encoded by the coding sequence ATGTATTTTCAAGACATCATTTTTGCCTTGCAAACCTATTGGGGGCAACGGGGGTGCGTGGTGCAGCAGCCCTATGACATTGAAATGGGGGCGGGGACGTTCAATCCGGCTACCTTCTTGCGAGTCATTGGGCCGGAACCCTGGAACGTGGCCTACGTGGAGCCCTCCCGCAGGCCAACTGACGGTCGGTACGGCGAGAATCCGAATCGCTTGCAGCACTATTATCAATTTCAGGTTATCATGAAACCGTCCCCCAACCGCATTCAGGAAATGTACCTGGAAAGCTTGGCCGTCTTGGGCATCCGGGCCGACGAACACGACATCCGGTTCGTGGAGGACGACTGGGAGTCTCCCACGTTGGGGGCCTGGGGTCTGGGTTGGGAAGTCTGGCTCAACGGCATGGAGGTGACCCAGTTCACCTATTTTCAGCAGGTCGGGGGCATCGACCTTAAGCCGGTCAGCGTGGAAATCACCTATGGTCTGGAACGATTGGCCATGTATCTCCAGGAAAAGGAATCGGTCTACGATTTGCAATGGAATCAGACCGTCACCTACGGTCAGGTGCATCATCAAGGCGAGGTGGAACACTCCCGGTACAATTTCGAGGCCGCGGACGCGGATATGCTGGCCCGCCTTTTCGAAATGTACGAGGCGGAAAGCACCCGTTTGGGCGAGGCCGGGCTGCCCTGGCCGGCTTATGACTACTGCTTGAAGTGTTCGCACACCTTCAACTTATTGGACGCGCGAGGCGCCATCTCCATTACGGAACGGACCGGATATATCGCCCGAGTGCGCAAACTGGCTTCCCGTGTGGCTCGGTTGTACGCGGCCCAGCGCGAAGAACTGGGCCTGCCCATGCTTGCGCCGGCGGGCCAGTCCGGTTCGCGGCCAGAGTCCCAGCCCGATGCTTTAAGAGGTGCGTCATGA
- the recO gene encoding DNA repair protein RecO yields the protein MYREWTGEGLIFKVGRFREIDCWVRFFSPSHGMVTAMAFGGAKSRRRFCGCLDALNSVLLKVRFFPAKGRHVLEEATLLRGFSRLRHDASRAGLAANCLQFVQALRISSDEASAIHGLLLETLDVLNQAEDVPPVFAQLFRAKICFTQGYAPELSTCSICGRTMAEPQCGERVEPQAVRMADHPGMTLAMETGGIYCAHCPPTGGHQLRIGPETRSILNNLSSNGPRQWAALSMSPATRGELFQMVDGYVRRHLGLRWRNGRFVSE from the coding sequence GTGTACCGGGAGTGGACCGGCGAAGGCCTGATTTTCAAAGTCGGCAGGTTTCGCGAGATCGACTGCTGGGTGCGTTTTTTTTCTCCGAGTCACGGAATGGTTACGGCCATGGCCTTCGGTGGCGCCAAGAGTCGACGCCGCTTTTGCGGCTGCCTGGACGCCTTGAACAGCGTGCTGCTCAAGGTGCGTTTTTTTCCGGCCAAGGGTCGCCATGTACTGGAGGAAGCGACCCTGCTGCGTGGATTTTCGCGGTTGCGTCACGATGCGAGCCGGGCCGGACTGGCGGCGAATTGCCTGCAATTCGTCCAGGCTTTGCGGATCAGTTCTGATGAGGCCTCGGCGATACATGGGCTGCTGTTGGAAACCTTGGACGTCCTGAATCAGGCCGAAGATGTTCCTCCTGTATTCGCCCAGCTTTTTCGGGCCAAGATCTGTTTCACCCAAGGCTACGCTCCGGAGTTGAGCACGTGTTCGATATGCGGACGGACAATGGCCGAGCCGCAATGTGGAGAACGGGTCGAGCCACAAGCCGTAAGGATGGCTGATCACCCTGGAATGACCTTGGCAATGGAGACCGGTGGGATATATTGCGCCCACTGTCCTCCAACTGGTGGGCACCAACTCCGGATCGGGCCGGAGACCCGTTCTATCTTGAACAACCTGTCTTCCAACGGCCCTCGACAGTGGGCGGCCCTGTCCATGTCTCCGGCCACGCGAGGGGAGTTGTTTCAGATGGTGGACGGGTACGTGCGACGTCATCTCGGGCTGCGCTGGCGCAATGGTCGGTTCGTCTCGGAGTGA
- a CDS encoding RodZ domain-containing protein: protein MDLKEFGRLLKEERLRQGLEITDVMDKTKISRMNLTAIEEGNEQALPHPVYAKGFVKNYARFLGMDADKMGNTLAQIYVSKDESDYDDLVLADAEKLPAVREGWPRFVGIFVGVLLLLVLIGSGVWFFKGDIFGIFSTDASQDASSVTTGRPGSERFLGPAPHGEPFVREGDLGIGTEPGSLAFPSLAEEPISETPEDAGLPELESQAIVDTVQDRPVPETGPRTPPVAEAPRETPPATTPESPSTPDPAPAPESVAETGQTEAPGQARRPEEARVAQEPALAPAGVEKTLEIRATENCWLSAQADGARPREAFLRPGERFVITFENTLEVRLGNAGGVVLYMDGNPWPFSARSGEVMSLRFP, encoded by the coding sequence ATGGATCTGAAGGAATTCGGTCGACTGCTGAAAGAAGAGCGTCTCCGGCAGGGCTTGGAAATCACGGACGTGATGGACAAGACCAAGATCAGTCGGATGAACTTGACGGCCATTGAAGAGGGAAACGAACAGGCCCTGCCGCACCCGGTCTACGCCAAGGGATTCGTCAAGAATTACGCTCGGTTTTTGGGAATGGACGCAGATAAGATGGGCAATACCCTGGCCCAGATCTATGTTTCCAAGGACGAGTCGGATTATGATGATTTGGTTTTGGCCGATGCCGAGAAACTGCCGGCCGTGCGGGAGGGCTGGCCACGGTTTGTCGGTATTTTCGTTGGAGTTCTGCTGCTTCTGGTGCTCATCGGGTCCGGAGTCTGGTTTTTCAAGGGTGATATTTTCGGAATATTTTCCACTGACGCCTCGCAAGACGCTTCATCCGTGACCACAGGTCGTCCCGGTTCGGAGCGGTTCCTGGGCCCCGCGCCTCACGGTGAGCCTTTTGTGAGAGAAGGCGATCTCGGGATTGGAACAGAACCTGGGTCCCTGGCTTTTCCTTCCTTGGCCGAGGAACCAATTAGCGAGACCCCGGAAGACGCCGGCTTGCCGGAGTTGGAGTCCCAGGCGATAGTAGACACGGTTCAGGATCGTCCTGTTCCAGAAACCGGGCCTCGAACTCCGCCCGTCGCGGAGGCTCCCCGAGAAACTCCCCCGGCAACGACCCCGGAATCCCCCTCAACGCCAGACCCGGCTCCCGCACCCGAATCCGTTGCCGAAACGGGTCAAACCGAAGCTCCAGGCCAAGCGCGACGTCCCGAGGAGGCTCGGGTTGCTCAAGAACCCGCGCTTGCTCCGGCGGGAGTCGAGAAGACACTGGAAATTCGGGCCACGGAAAATTGTTGGCTCTCCGCCCAAGCCGACGGCGCTCGCCCTCGGGAAGCATTTTTACGGCCCGGGGAACGCTTCGTGATCACGTTTGAAAACACCCTGGAAGTCCGCTTGGGCAATGCCGGAGGAGTGGTTCTGTATATGGACGGCAATCCGTGGCCCTTCTCGGCTCGCTCCGGTGAAGTCATGTCCTTGCGTTTTCCCTGA
- a CDS encoding SurA N-terminal domain-containing protein, with protein MRYFWEIVILCAVFFLSATAGTASARDVVDRIVAVVNGDVITLFELNQRFRPFVEQFQGQELGEAEKRMLLDAKRQLLDRMIDEVLLRQEAQRLEITVTDLEVQTQARQLRERAGLSERQFQEQLTIQGLNREQYERRLREEMLRHRLLGFMVRRKVVVTSDEVRSFYEANKEEFAQQRRVRLGLILFDSQTLAEEILAEIQAGDMSFGEAAGRYSRGPGAEQGGDMGMFAWGDLSPNWRGAVEPLRVGDVSAVVLIQDRPAVIKLLEEEAGELKTLADVEEQIRETLMEPLLDERYDVYMENLRNRALIDVRL; from the coding sequence ATGCGATATTTTTGGGAGATTGTGATACTGTGTGCTGTTTTCTTCCTGTCGGCAACCGCTGGAACTGCTTCGGCTCGAGACGTGGTGGACCGGATCGTCGCCGTGGTCAACGGCGATGTCATCACCTTGTTTGAGCTGAATCAACGTTTTCGGCCTTTCGTTGAGCAATTTCAGGGGCAGGAGCTGGGCGAGGCGGAGAAGCGCATGCTTCTGGACGCTAAGCGCCAACTCTTGGATCGAATGATCGACGAAGTTCTTTTGCGCCAGGAGGCCCAGCGCCTGGAAATCACCGTGACGGACCTGGAGGTCCAGACCCAGGCGCGACAGTTGCGCGAACGGGCGGGGTTGAGCGAGCGTCAGTTTCAGGAGCAGTTGACCATTCAAGGGCTTAACCGGGAGCAGTACGAGCGCCGGTTGCGGGAAGAAATGCTTCGACATCGACTGCTGGGCTTCATGGTCCGCCGCAAGGTCGTGGTCACTTCGGATGAGGTTCGGTCCTTTTACGAGGCCAACAAAGAAGAATTCGCTCAGCAGCGTCGGGTTCGTCTCGGCCTGATTCTGTTCGACTCTCAGACTCTGGCCGAGGAGATTCTTGCCGAGATTCAGGCTGGAGATATGTCATTTGGCGAAGCCGCTGGGCGATATTCCAGAGGCCCCGGAGCTGAGCAAGGCGGAGACATGGGAATGTTCGCTTGGGGAGACTTGTCGCCGAACTGGCGCGGGGCCGTGGAACCATTGCGCGTTGGGGACGTTTCCGCGGTTGTTCTGATCCAGGACCGCCCGGCCGTAATCAAGCTGCTGGAAGAGGAAGCAGGTGAATTGAAAACCCTGGCCGATGTGGAGGAGCAAATCCGCGAGACGTTAATGGAACCACTCCTGGATGAGCGTTATGATGTTTATATGGAGAATCTGCGGAACAGGGCCTTGATCGATGTTCGGCTCTAG
- a CDS encoding peptidylprolyl isomerase produces MISMRQYSLHPNAYQASVPPVFPTASLVGFRGAFSAASLAAFLGMIMLLFLILGCSAPLDEQGVVARVNGEAVFLSEIEAVHDLKYLAGMTHQVNSLPRLREEYGAVLTEILIQRLVARYLADHGLAVTDEEMEAAEMVVRADYPEGAFEQMLIEEYIHLDRWREQLRAGLNQNKLVQKVLRPSISIDYLEVDAYYRERIADFYLRPRVRFLLVQGQERDLVEKVLELSATEPDPDVLGQRFDRVDVHAYALREDNIPGDWQALLSGLEPKQATSILSRNPDGYQVLVLLERTEGRIVDPAQAYPLVERILLESKLREAFDAWLTEALRSASIQVNHQLLARE; encoded by the coding sequence ATGATCTCCATGCGTCAATACTCCTTGCACCCCAACGCCTACCAGGCTTCAGTCCCACCCGTCTTCCCGACCGCTTCTTTGGTTGGATTTCGGGGCGCCTTTTCTGCCGCTTCCCTGGCTGCTTTCTTGGGCATGATCATGCTGTTGTTCCTGATTTTGGGATGCTCCGCGCCGTTGGACGAGCAGGGCGTCGTGGCACGGGTCAACGGCGAAGCCGTGTTCCTCTCTGAAATCGAGGCCGTGCATGATCTGAAATACTTGGCGGGCATGACACACCAAGTGAACTCTTTGCCTCGTCTGCGGGAAGAGTACGGCGCCGTGCTGACCGAGATTCTGATCCAGCGCTTAGTGGCCCGTTATCTGGCTGATCACGGCCTGGCCGTGACCGACGAGGAAATGGAAGCGGCGGAGATGGTGGTCCGTGCCGACTATCCGGAAGGGGCTTTCGAGCAGATGCTGATCGAGGAATATATTCATCTGGATCGCTGGCGGGAGCAGCTCCGGGCCGGACTGAATCAAAATAAGCTGGTCCAGAAGGTGCTGCGGCCTTCCATATCCATTGATTATCTGGAAGTGGACGCCTATTATCGGGAGCGTATCGCCGACTTTTACCTGCGACCCCGGGTGCGGTTTTTGTTGGTCCAAGGCCAGGAACGGGACTTGGTGGAGAAGGTGCTGGAACTCTCCGCCACCGAGCCTGATCCTGACGTGCTGGGGCAGCGCTTTGACAGGGTGGACGTGCATGCTTATGCCTTGAGAGAGGACAACATCCCTGGAGACTGGCAGGCGTTGCTGTCCGGCTTGGAACCCAAGCAGGCGACGAGCATCCTGTCGCGCAACCCGGACGGATACCAGGTTCTGGTTTTACTGGAGCGAACCGAGGGGCGAATTGTCGATCCGGCCCAGGCCTATCCGTTGGTGGAACGGATTCTGCTCGAGAGCAAACTTCGGGAGGCCTTTGACGCATGGCTCACCGAGGCGTTGCGGTCCGCCAGCATTCAGGTCAACCATCAATTATTGGCACGGGAATGA
- the mfd gene encoding transcription-repair coupling factor, with translation MYLTKDVQEFLRGRKDALYVHKSGPATQAYLAESLLAKGQNVVLVVPEAKQVPEMEALVRLFSRDEQDLFWKRRWFSLPAYPPEDPLHADPGAWSRRWLTLFALHGAVRPFGLVLSVENFLSKWPPREEVENAFLHLSVGEEISPDLILEQLISWGYRRSSMVGAVGEIARRGDILDVFPPGFEIPLRMEFFGEHLESMRLFEPLRQRSMEDVPDAIILPVAPALLSPESMSRAQACWQRFDATGEVSDRGHGALLRALERGDGRMAPGVYYERFSTLNQWIPENTTFLLSGSSQLRPRLEEGEWAWQAFLEETARENDCEAEVRWLRSSVIQPASSARLAWHNQPQMVFEDLLIGVDRQGVDLPEKTFGSFQELFWRPEARQRPWSTLMQALRTWQDERPQVLIAFHSDHSRNRFGTRLAEEGISFGESFDPRGQGVALVRSSLRKGLDLEWNGLLLLAEDVLQPDEKKGPARQAHKKGFAGLDSFDELSAGDLLVHRDYGLGRFDGLHRVRIGDAANDYLLIEYAGEDKLYLPVDRLNLVQRYKGPESASPSLDRLGGAQWSKTKERARKAIEKIAQDLVEIYAYRRVAKGYAYSPMNEMYRDFEASFGYEETPDQSRAIDDVLADMDLPQPMDRLVCGDVGFGKTEVAMRSAFRAVMDGKQVALLCPTTVLAEQHYQNFRMRMEHFPVQVAMLSRFVPKVRQKQVLEAAARGRVDILIGTHRLISDDVHLPNLGLLILDEEQRFGVKHKEKLKKLRKNVDVLTLTATPIPRTLQLSLSGIRSLSVIETPPVDRKPVQTFLLERDAGMLRRALAQELERGGQAFWVHNRVQGLEQVVEYVRSLAPEARIGMAHGQMSATMLEEAMHKFWHGELDILVCTAIIESGLDFPRANTLIVDQAQMFGLGQLYQLRGRVGRSERQASAYFVVNNLNGLPESTRKRLQVILDMDYLGAGFFVAMEDLRLRGAGNILGETQSGTISKVGLELFLEMLENEVRRLKGEAPREDAQTEMNVLYPAHIPEGYIPEARDRLHFYKALSSAGTNQAALEIEGEVKDRFGSFPEELRTFLEVVRLKRLLSSLKAVKADLLPGKVVVAWPDGTNGRKDEPGDSGGLDLAVLDAIVPWVLQHQDQARLLPPNRVELRFADKAANYRHLQQATTLLSELTPSRPASS, from the coding sequence GTGTATTTGACCAAGGACGTTCAAGAGTTTTTACGAGGGCGGAAGGATGCGCTGTACGTGCACAAAAGCGGTCCGGCGACCCAGGCCTACCTGGCCGAGTCTTTGTTGGCCAAAGGGCAAAACGTTGTGTTGGTGGTGCCGGAGGCCAAGCAGGTTCCGGAAATGGAGGCCCTGGTCCGATTGTTTTCCCGGGACGAGCAGGACCTGTTCTGGAAGCGGCGTTGGTTCTCCCTGCCCGCCTATCCGCCCGAGGACCCGTTGCACGCGGACCCCGGCGCTTGGAGCAGGCGATGGTTGACCCTCTTCGCGCTGCACGGCGCGGTGCGTCCCTTTGGCCTGGTGCTGAGCGTGGAGAATTTTTTGTCCAAATGGCCGCCCCGGGAGGAGGTGGAGAACGCGTTTCTGCACCTGAGCGTGGGCGAGGAAATCTCTCCGGACCTGATCCTGGAACAACTGATTTCCTGGGGCTACCGCCGGTCGTCCATGGTTGGCGCCGTTGGCGAGATCGCCCGACGCGGCGACATCCTGGACGTGTTTCCGCCGGGCTTCGAGATTCCGTTGCGGATGGAGTTTTTCGGTGAGCACCTGGAGAGCATGCGCCTGTTCGAACCCTTGCGCCAGCGCTCCATGGAGGATGTTCCGGACGCGATCATCCTGCCGGTGGCCCCGGCTCTGCTGAGCCCGGAGTCCATGTCCCGAGCCCAGGCTTGCTGGCAGCGCTTCGACGCCACCGGCGAGGTCTCGGACCGTGGCCACGGGGCCTTGCTGCGGGCTTTGGAGCGCGGCGACGGGCGGATGGCGCCGGGGGTGTACTACGAGCGGTTTTCGACCCTGAACCAATGGATACCCGAGAATACCACGTTTCTGCTTTCCGGGTCGTCCCAACTGCGGCCGCGACTGGAAGAGGGCGAGTGGGCCTGGCAGGCGTTTCTTGAGGAGACGGCACGGGAAAACGACTGCGAAGCCGAGGTCCGCTGGCTGCGGTCCAGTGTGATCCAACCCGCTTCCTCGGCCAGACTGGCGTGGCACAACCAGCCCCAGATGGTTTTCGAGGACTTGCTCATCGGTGTGGATCGCCAGGGCGTCGATCTGCCGGAAAAGACTTTCGGCTCGTTCCAGGAACTGTTCTGGCGTCCCGAGGCCCGGCAACGTCCTTGGAGCACGCTGATGCAGGCCCTGCGCACGTGGCAAGATGAGCGGCCCCAGGTGCTGATCGCATTTCATTCGGATCATTCCAGGAACCGGTTCGGCACGCGGTTGGCCGAAGAAGGTATCTCCTTTGGTGAATCCTTCGATCCCCGAGGGCAGGGGGTAGCCCTGGTTCGCTCCTCCCTGCGCAAGGGACTGGATCTGGAATGGAACGGCCTGTTGCTTTTGGCCGAGGACGTACTTCAGCCCGACGAAAAGAAAGGCCCGGCCCGCCAGGCCCATAAAAAGGGCTTTGCCGGGCTGGACTCCTTTGACGAATTGTCCGCCGGGGATCTGCTGGTGCACCGGGATTACGGCCTGGGCCGCTTCGACGGGCTGCACCGGGTGCGGATCGGGGACGCGGCCAACGATTATCTGCTGATTGAATATGCTGGGGAGGACAAGCTGTATTTGCCCGTGGACCGCCTGAACCTGGTCCAGCGCTACAAGGGGCCCGAGAGCGCGTCCCCGAGTCTGGACCGGCTGGGCGGGGCGCAGTGGTCCAAGACCAAGGAACGGGCGCGTAAGGCCATTGAAAAGATCGCTCAGGATCTGGTGGAAATCTATGCCTATCGTCGGGTCGCCAAGGGCTACGCCTACAGTCCGATGAACGAGATGTACCGGGATTTCGAGGCTTCTTTTGGGTACGAGGAGACTCCGGACCAGTCCCGGGCCATCGACGACGTACTTGCGGACATGGATTTGCCTCAGCCGATGGACCGTCTGGTCTGCGGGGACGTGGGCTTCGGCAAGACCGAGGTGGCCATGCGCTCGGCCTTCCGGGCGGTGATGGACGGCAAGCAGGTGGCCCTGCTCTGCCCGACCACGGTCCTGGCCGAGCAGCACTACCAGAATTTCCGGATGCGCATGGAACACTTTCCGGTCCAGGTGGCCATGCTCAGCCGCTTCGTGCCCAAGGTCCGCCAGAAGCAGGTTCTGGAGGCAGCGGCCCGGGGCCGAGTGGACATTCTCATCGGCACCCATCGGCTGATCTCCGACGACGTGCACCTGCCCAACCTGGGCCTGCTGATCCTGGACGAGGAACAGCGTTTCGGGGTCAAGCACAAGGAAAAGCTCAAGAAACTGCGGAAGAACGTGGACGTGCTGACCCTCACGGCCACGCCCATCCCCCGGACCCTCCAGCTTTCTCTTTCCGGAATCCGCTCTCTGAGTGTCATCGAGACCCCGCCCGTGGACCGCAAACCGGTGCAGACCTTTCTTCTGGAACGCGACGCCGGAATGCTCCGCCGGGCTCTGGCCCAGGAACTGGAACGCGGCGGCCAGGCGTTCTGGGTGCACAACCGGGTCCAGGGGCTGGAGCAGGTGGTGGAATACGTGCGTTCCTTGGCCCCGGAGGCCCGAATCGGCATGGCCCACGGTCAGATGAGCGCGACCATGTTGGAGGAGGCCATGCATAAATTCTGGCACGGCGAGCTGGACATCCTGGTCTGCACCGCGATCATCGAGTCCGGCCTGGACTTTCCCCGGGCCAACACATTGATCGTGGACCAAGCTCAGATGTTTGGGCTGGGACAGCTCTATCAGTTGCGGGGGCGAGTGGGCCGAAGCGAGCGCCAAGCCTCCGCCTATTTCGTGGTGAATAACCTGAACGGCCTGCCGGAATCCACCCGCAAGCGGCTGCAGGTCATCCTGGACATGGATTATCTGGGCGCGGGCTTTTTCGTGGCCATGGAAGACCTGCGGCTGCGCGGGGCCGGGAACATCCTGGGCGAGACCCAGTCAGGGACCATTTCCAAGGTTGGGCTGGAGTTGTTTTTGGAGATGCTGGAGAACGAAGTCCGACGTCTCAAGGGCGAAGCTCCCCGGGAGGATGCGCAAACCGAGATGAACGTCCTGTATCCGGCGCATATTCCAGAGGGCTATATTCCAGAAGCCCGGGACCGGCTGCATTTCTACAAGGCCTTATCTTCGGCGGGCACGAACCAGGCGGCTTTGGAGATCGAGGGGGAGGTCAAGGACCGATTCGGGAGTTTTCCCGAGGAACTGCGAACCTTTTTGGAGGTCGTCCGGCTGAAACGGTTGTTGTCCTCCCTGAAAGCGGTCAAGGCCGACCTGCTGCCGGGCAAGGTGGTCGTGGCTTGGCCGGATGGGACCAATGGGAGAAAGGACGAGCCCGGCGATTCAGGTGGGTTGGACTTGGCCGTCCTGGATGCCATCGTTCCCTGGGTTCTTCAACACCAGGACCAGGCACGGCTGCTCCCGCCCAATCGGGTGGAGTTGCGCTTTGCGGACAAGGCGGCTAACTATAGGCATTTGCAACAAGCCACGACCTTGCTTTCCGAGCTGACGCCGTCGCGTCCCGCTTCGTCATGA